A single region of the Stenotrophomonas sp. Marseille-Q4652 genome encodes:
- a CDS encoding metal/formaldehyde-sensitive transcriptional repressor yields the protein MPHSPAEKNKALARVRRIRGQLDALERALAEGADCAPVLQQLAAVRGAVNGLMSQVLESHLREELAHPATSPQQREQGVEALLELVRRYLK from the coding sequence TGCCCCATTCCCCTGCCGAAAAGAACAAGGCGCTGGCGCGCGTGCGCCGCATCCGCGGCCAGCTGGACGCGCTGGAGCGGGCGCTGGCCGAAGGTGCCGACTGCGCGCCGGTGCTGCAGCAACTGGCGGCGGTGCGTGGCGCGGTCAACGGCCTGATGTCCCAGGTGCTGGAAAGCCACCTGCGCGAGGAGCTCGCGCATCCGGCGACCTCGCCGCAGCAGCGCGAGCAGGGCGTGGAAGCCCTGCTTGAGCTGGTGCGCCGCTACCTCAAATGA
- a CDS encoding DUF3658 domain-containing protein, with protein sequence MVNKDALAAALSGKEDNEEARAAIARLGERDIGRIDKAILSKLGSEWKKVGLVTTGVLIAAPDEYEEIPEAFYASRILALADEGRIEARGNLEDPKAGEIRLASKPGAE encoded by the coding sequence ATGGTGAACAAGGATGCGCTGGCCGCGGCACTGTCCGGGAAGGAAGACAACGAGGAAGCCCGCGCGGCGATCGCGCGGCTGGGCGAGCGCGATATCGGCAGGATCGACAAGGCGATCCTGTCCAAGCTCGGCAGCGAGTGGAAGAAGGTTGGCCTGGTCACCACCGGCGTGCTGATCGCCGCGCCGGACGAGTACGAGGAAATCCCGGAGGCGTTCTACGCTAGCCGGATCCTCGCGCTGGCCGACGAGGGACGGATCGAGGCCCGGGGCAACCTGGAGGATCCGAAGGCCGGCGAGATCCGCCTGGCCTCCAAACCGGGAGCGGAGTGA
- the fghA gene encoding S-formylglutathione hydrolase → MTERIEHRACFGGWQDVYRHRSEVLGCDMTVGVYFPPQAQQGPCPVLYWLSGLTCTEQNFITKAGAQRYAAEHGIILVAPDTSPRGEQVADAEGYDLGKGAGFYVNATRKPWAPHYRMYDYIVDELPAWVEADPAASQVRGIAGHSMGGHGALTIALRNPDRYRSVSAFSPIVAPSQVPWGQKAFTAYLGEDRQAWLDHDAVELVRRGGSKLPLLVDQGDADEFLETQLRPQLLQEAADAAGHPLTLRLQPGYDHSYYFIASFIGEHIAHHARAFAA, encoded by the coding sequence ATGACCGAGCGCATCGAACACCGCGCCTGCTTCGGCGGCTGGCAGGACGTGTACCGGCACCGGTCCGAGGTGCTGGGCTGCGACATGACGGTGGGCGTGTACTTCCCGCCGCAGGCGCAGCAGGGGCCGTGCCCGGTGCTGTACTGGCTGTCCGGCCTGACCTGCACCGAGCAGAACTTCATCACCAAGGCCGGCGCGCAGCGTTACGCCGCCGAGCACGGCATCATCCTGGTCGCCCCGGACACCAGTCCGCGTGGCGAGCAGGTGGCCGATGCCGAAGGCTATGACCTGGGCAAGGGCGCGGGCTTCTACGTCAATGCCACGCGCAAGCCGTGGGCACCGCACTACCGGATGTACGACTACATCGTCGACGAGCTGCCGGCCTGGGTGGAAGCCGATCCGGCCGCGAGCCAGGTGCGGGGCATCGCCGGTCACTCCATGGGCGGCCATGGTGCGCTGACCATTGCCCTGCGCAACCCTGACCGTTACCGCAGCGTGTCGGCGTTCTCGCCGATCGTCGCGCCCAGCCAGGTGCCGTGGGGCCAGAAGGCCTTCACCGCTTATCTCGGCGAGGACCGTCAGGCGTGGCTGGACCATGATGCGGTGGAACTGGTGCGCCGTGGCGGCAGCAAGCTGCCGCTGCTGGTGGACCAGGGCGATGCCGATGAGTTCCTGGAAACACAGCTGCGTCCGCAGCTGCTGCAGGAGGCTGCCGACGCGGCCGGTCATCCGCTGACCCTGCGCCTGCAGCCTGGTTACGACCACAGCTACTACTTCATCGCCAGCTTCATCGGCGAACACATCGCGCACCACGCGCGCGCCTTCGCCGCTTGA
- a CDS encoding S-(hydroxymethyl)glutathione dehydrogenase/class III alcohol dehydrogenase produces MKSRAAVAFAAGQPLQIVEIDVAPPKAGEVLVRITHTGVCHTDAFTLSGDDPEGLFPVVLGHEGAGVVVEVGEGVTSVKPGDHVIPLYTAECGECLFCKSGKTNLCVAVRATQGKGVMPDGTTRFSYNGQPIYHYMGCSTFSEYTVVAEVSLAKVNPEANPEHTCLLGCGVTTGIGAVHNTAKVQEGDSVAVFGLGGIGLAVIQGARQAKAGRIIAIDTNPSKFELARQFGATDCINPKEHDKPIQQVVVEMTGWGVDHSFECIGNVNVMRAALECAHRGWGQSVIIGVAGAGQEISTRPFQLVTGRKWMGTAFGGVKGRSQLPGMVEDAMAGKIELAPFVTHTMGLDDINDAFELMHEGKSIRSVIRY; encoded by the coding sequence ATGAAGTCCCGTGCCGCCGTTGCCTTTGCCGCTGGCCAGCCACTGCAGATCGTCGAGATCGACGTCGCCCCGCCCAAGGCCGGCGAAGTCCTGGTCAGGATCACCCACACCGGCGTCTGCCATACCGATGCGTTCACCCTGAGCGGTGACGATCCGGAAGGCCTGTTCCCGGTGGTGCTCGGCCACGAAGGCGCCGGCGTCGTGGTGGAAGTGGGCGAGGGCGTGACCTCGGTCAAGCCGGGCGACCACGTGATCCCGCTGTACACCGCCGAGTGCGGCGAGTGCCTGTTCTGCAAGAGCGGCAAGACCAACCTGTGCGTGGCCGTGCGCGCCACCCAGGGCAAGGGCGTGATGCCCGATGGCACCACCCGCTTCAGCTACAACGGCCAGCCGATCTACCACTACATGGGCTGCTCGACGTTCTCCGAATACACCGTGGTCGCCGAAGTCTCGCTGGCCAAGGTCAACCCGGAAGCCAATCCGGAGCACACCTGCCTGCTCGGCTGCGGCGTGACCACCGGCATCGGCGCGGTGCACAACACCGCCAAGGTGCAGGAAGGAGACAGCGTGGCCGTCTTCGGTCTCGGCGGCATCGGTCTTGCCGTGATCCAGGGCGCGCGCCAGGCCAAGGCCGGCCGCATCATCGCCATCGACACCAACCCGTCCAAGTTCGAGCTGGCCAGGCAGTTCGGTGCCACCGACTGCATCAATCCGAAGGAGCACGACAAGCCGATCCAGCAGGTGGTCGTCGAGATGACCGGTTGGGGCGTGGACCACAGCTTCGAGTGCATCGGCAACGTCAACGTGATGCGCGCGGCGCTGGAATGCGCACACCGCGGCTGGGGCCAGAGCGTGATCATCGGCGTGGCCGGCGCGGGCCAGGAAATCTCCACCCGTCCGTTCCAGCTGGTCACCGGCCGCAAGTGGATGGGCACAGCCTTCGGTGGCGTCAAGGGCCGCAGCCAGCTGCCGGGCATGGTCGAGGACGCGATGGCCGGCAAGATCGAGCTGGCGCCGTTCGTGACCCACACCATGGGCCTGGACGACATCAATGACGCCTTCGAGCTGATGCACGAAGGCAAGTCGATCCGTTCCGTGATCCGTTACTGA